A genomic stretch from Pelodiscus sinensis isolate JC-2024 chromosome 23, ASM4963464v1, whole genome shotgun sequence includes:
- the LOC142819463 gene encoding LYR motif-containing protein 2-like yields the protein MAGARLLPPALTLKQFLRRQQVLQLYRRILQAIRRVPTEADRHYLKEWAREEFKKNKDAIDEDAIRMMITQGNMQLQELERTLQLANS from the coding sequence ATGGCCGGAGCCCGGCTGCTTCCGCCAGCGCTGACGCTGAAGCAGTTCTTGAGAAGGCAGCAGGTTCTTCAGTTATATAGAAGAATTCTGCAGGCTATTCGTCGGGTACCTACTGAAGCTGATCGGCACTATCTAAAGGAGTGGGCAAGGGAAGAATTCAAAAAAAATAAAGATGCTATAGATGAGGATGCAATTAGGATGATGATTACTCAGGGCAACATGCAGCTTCAAGAACTTGAGAGAACACTTCAGCTGGCAAACTCCTAA